One Sporomusaceae bacterium FL31 DNA window includes the following coding sequences:
- the nuoK_2 gene encoding NADH-quinone oxidoreductase subunit K, translated as MIGLVHYLTVAAVLFVIGVYGILTKRNVVAMLMSIELMLNAVNINLVAFSRFVTPELLTGQVFSLFTITVAATEVAVGLALVFRVYHDRNTVYADRLNWLRW; from the coding sequence ATGATTGGCTTAGTCCATTATTTGACAGTAGCAGCCGTGCTGTTCGTCATCGGGGTCTATGGGATCCTTACCAAGCGTAACGTAGTGGCTATGTTAATGAGTATTGAACTCATGCTGAATGCTGTCAATATCAATTTAGTCGCATTCTCAAGATTTGTGACTCCAGAACTTTTGACTGGCCAGGTTTTTTCATTGTTTACCATTACCGTTGCTGCGACAGAAGTGGCTGTAGGGCTGGCTTTGGTATTTCGCGTCTATCATGATCGCAACACCGTGTACGCTGATCGTTTGAATTGGCT